A genomic stretch from Achromobacter spanius includes:
- a CDS encoding acyl-CoA dehydrogenase — MTYQAPVKDMLFVLNHLAGLPQVAALPGFEEATPDTAQAVLEESAHFAAEVLAPLNHPADREPSAWRDGAVTTSPGFKQAFRQYTEAGWQGMSHPQEYGGQGLPGLIGSPCSEMLNAANLSFALCPLLTNGAIEALLTAGSPELKTRFIGPMISGQWTGTMNLTEPQAGSDLAMIRTRAQPVSDGTYRLSGTKIFITYGDHDLTENILHLVLARLPDAPEGVKGISLFLVPKFLVNEDGSLGARNDVTCVSIEHKLGIKASPTATLQFGDAGGALGYLVGQENRGLDAMFIMMNAARYAVGVQGIAIADRAYQHALAYAADRVQSRPVDGSAREAVTIIHHPDVRRMLGTMRALTEAGRALAYVTAGHADLAHASPDADERKRHLAIQEFLVPIVKGWCTEMSIDVASLGVQVHGGMGFIEETGAAQYYRDARILTIYEGTTAIQANDLVGRKTLRDGGAVAQGLLEAIRQTETELESRSEPAAGLVLKPLRQARLALANVVDFVLANAASAPNAVFGSAVPYLLLAGTTLAGWQMARALLASLEHQGVDPEFHQAKIATVQTYALHKLTQAPGLAAVVLGSKDYAVQP; from the coding sequence ATGACGTACCAAGCCCCCGTGAAAGACATGCTGTTTGTGTTGAACCATCTGGCCGGCCTGCCGCAAGTTGCCGCCCTGCCCGGTTTCGAGGAGGCCACGCCTGACACCGCCCAAGCCGTGCTGGAAGAATCCGCCCACTTCGCCGCCGAGGTGCTGGCCCCCCTGAACCACCCGGCCGACCGCGAACCCAGCGCGTGGCGCGACGGGGCTGTCACCACCTCGCCCGGCTTCAAGCAGGCTTTTCGGCAATACACCGAAGCCGGCTGGCAAGGCATGTCGCATCCGCAGGAATACGGTGGCCAGGGCCTGCCCGGCCTGATCGGCTCGCCCTGCTCTGAAATGCTGAATGCCGCCAACCTGTCTTTCGCGCTGTGCCCCTTGCTGACCAACGGCGCCATCGAGGCGCTGCTGACGGCCGGTTCGCCTGAGCTGAAAACGCGCTTCATCGGGCCGATGATTTCCGGCCAGTGGACCGGCACCATGAACCTGACCGAGCCGCAAGCCGGGTCCGATCTGGCCATGATCCGTACGCGCGCACAACCGGTGAGCGACGGCACGTACCGCCTGTCCGGCACCAAGATCTTCATCACCTATGGCGACCACGACCTGACCGAGAACATCCTGCACCTGGTGCTGGCGCGCTTGCCGGACGCGCCCGAGGGCGTGAAGGGCATTTCCCTGTTCCTGGTGCCCAAGTTCCTGGTCAACGAAGACGGCTCGCTGGGCGCGCGCAACGACGTCACCTGCGTGTCCATCGAGCACAAGCTGGGCATCAAGGCCAGCCCTACCGCCACGCTGCAATTCGGCGACGCGGGCGGCGCGCTGGGCTATCTGGTCGGCCAGGAAAACCGTGGGCTGGACGCCATGTTCATCATGATGAACGCCGCGCGCTACGCGGTGGGCGTGCAGGGCATCGCCATTGCCGACCGCGCCTACCAGCACGCGCTGGCCTATGCCGCCGACCGCGTGCAAAGCCGTCCGGTGGACGGGTCCGCGCGCGAGGCCGTGACCATCATTCATCACCCCGACGTGCGCCGCATGCTGGGCACCATGCGCGCCTTGACCGAGGCCGGCCGCGCGCTGGCTTACGTGACCGCCGGACACGCCGACCTGGCCCATGCCAGCCCCGACGCCGACGAGCGCAAACGCCATCTGGCCATCCAGGAATTCCTGGTGCCCATCGTCAAGGGCTGGTGCACCGAAATGTCCATCGACGTCGCCAGCCTGGGCGTGCAGGTGCATGGCGGCATGGGCTTCATTGAAGAAACCGGCGCGGCGCAGTACTACCGCGATGCCCGCATCCTGACCATCTACGAAGGCACCACCGCCATCCAGGCCAATGACCTGGTCGGCCGCAAGACCCTGCGCGACGGCGGCGCGGTGGCGCAAGGCCTGCTGGAAGCCATCCGCCAGACCGAAACGGAACTGGAATCGCGCAGCGAACCCGCCGCTGGCCTGGTGCTCAAACCGCTGCGGCAGGCCCGTCTGGCGCTGGCCAACGTGGTGGACTTCGTGCTGGCCAATGCAGCTAGCGCGCCGAACGCCGTGTTCGGCTCGGCCGTGCCTTATCTGCTGCTGGCCGGCACCACCTTGGCGGGTTGGCAGATGGCGCGCGCGCTGCTGGCCAGCCTGGAACACCAGGGTGTAGACCCTGAATTCCATCAAGCCAAGATCGCCACGGTGCAGACCTATGCCCTGCATAAGCTGACGCAGGCGCCCGGCCTGGCGGCCGTGGTGCTGGGGTCCAAGGACTACGCGGTACAGCCCTGA
- a CDS encoding acyl-CoA synthetase, which produces MSSMFDHGLGRRDANYTPMTPVDFIARAAEVYGHRLAVVHGQVRRTWGQTYERAQRLANALERAGIKRGDTVAVMLPNIPAMVEAHFGVPMLGAVLNTLNTRLDAPSVLFMLGHGEARALIIDTEYADIAQRARAEFPHLTVISVHDLDGAPATLPGAIDYEAFLADAPARYDWKPPADEWDAIALNYTSGTTGDPKGVVYHYRGAYMNAVSNILEWDMPKHAVYLWTLPMFHCNGWCFPWTVAARAGVNVCLRKFDPKTVFDLIRAEGVTHYCGAPIVQSALANAPVELRAGITHTVRTMVAGAAPAPAVIAKMREIGFELTHVYGLTEVYGPAAVCARQDAWDALDDERRAMLTARQGVRYHLQAGVSVRNPDTMQEVPADEQTVGEIMFRGNICMKGYLKNERATDEAFAGGWFHTGDLGVMTPDGYVRIKDRSKDIIISGGENISSIEVEDALYRHPAVAAVAVVAMPDPKWGETPCAFVELKAGSTATAEEIIAHCKLLLAGFKVPRAVRFGELPKTSTGKIQKFELRAAIGATQAIDLAGPSADSAVDASADAAPAQDNPNKAA; this is translated from the coding sequence ATGAGCAGCATGTTCGACCATGGTTTGGGGCGCCGCGACGCCAACTACACCCCCATGACGCCCGTGGACTTCATCGCGCGCGCGGCGGAAGTCTATGGACACCGGCTGGCCGTGGTGCACGGCCAGGTGCGGCGCACCTGGGGCCAGACCTACGAACGCGCGCAGCGGTTGGCCAATGCGCTGGAACGGGCCGGCATCAAACGGGGCGACACCGTCGCCGTCATGCTGCCCAACATTCCCGCCATGGTCGAAGCCCACTTCGGCGTGCCGATGCTGGGCGCCGTGCTCAACACGCTGAACACCCGGCTGGATGCGCCCAGCGTGCTGTTCATGCTGGGCCACGGCGAAGCCCGCGCGCTGATCATCGACACCGAATACGCCGACATCGCCCAACGCGCCCGGGCCGAATTCCCCCACCTGACCGTCATCTCGGTCCACGACCTGGACGGCGCGCCCGCCACTCTGCCCGGCGCCATCGACTACGAAGCCTTTCTGGCCGACGCCCCCGCCCGCTACGACTGGAAGCCGCCCGCCGATGAATGGGACGCCATTGCGCTGAACTACACGTCGGGCACCACCGGCGACCCGAAAGGCGTGGTCTATCACTATCGCGGCGCCTATATGAACGCCGTCAGCAACATTCTTGAATGGGACATGCCCAAGCACGCGGTCTATCTGTGGACGCTGCCCATGTTCCATTGCAACGGCTGGTGCTTTCCCTGGACCGTCGCCGCGCGCGCGGGCGTGAACGTCTGTCTGCGCAAGTTCGACCCCAAGACGGTATTCGACCTGATCCGCGCCGAAGGCGTCACCCACTACTGCGGCGCGCCCATCGTGCAAAGCGCGCTGGCCAATGCGCCGGTCGAACTGCGCGCCGGCATCACGCACACCGTGCGCACCATGGTGGCGGGCGCCGCGCCAGCACCGGCCGTCATCGCCAAGATGCGCGAGATCGGCTTTGAACTGACACACGTGTATGGCCTGACCGAGGTCTACGGGCCGGCCGCCGTCTGCGCCCGCCAGGACGCCTGGGACGCGCTGGACGACGAACGCCGCGCCATGCTGACCGCGCGCCAGGGCGTGCGCTACCACTTGCAGGCGGGCGTGTCCGTGCGCAACCCCGACACCATGCAGGAAGTGCCCGCCGATGAGCAGACCGTGGGCGAGATCATGTTCCGCGGCAACATCTGCATGAAGGGCTATCTGAAAAACGAACGCGCCACCGACGAGGCCTTCGCGGGCGGCTGGTTCCACACCGGAGACCTGGGCGTGATGACGCCGGACGGGTATGTGCGCATCAAGGACCGCAGCAAGGACATCATCATCTCGGGCGGCGAAAACATTTCCAGCATCGAAGTCGAAGACGCGCTCTATCGCCACCCCGCCGTGGCGGCCGTGGCCGTGGTGGCCATGCCCGACCCGAAGTGGGGCGAAACGCCTTGCGCCTTTGTCGAACTAAAGGCCGGCAGCACCGCCACCGCCGAAGAGATCATTGCGCATTGCAAGCTGCTGCTGGCGGGCTTCAAGGTGCCGCGCGCGGTTCGCTTCGGCGAACTGCCCAAAACCTCTACCGGCAAGATCCAGAAGTTTGAACTGCGCGCCGCCATCGGCGCGACCCAGGCTATCGATCTGGCCGGCCCGTCGGCCGATAGTGCGGTCGACGCTTCAGCCGACGCCGCCCCTGCCCAAGACAACCCCAACAAAGCCGCCTGA
- a CDS encoding Crp/Fnr family transcriptional regulator, which translates to MSDVSNIVSDAELASLFRACSWFGALEARHQDLVLATSRAEHVANGAWIARRNAPSDDWLGVHTGLLKLAIYNESGRSCTFSGVPRGGWFGEGSVIKRELRKYDVVAIQPSLVMRVPAATFHALLAASLPFSHFVIGQLNDRMGEFIASIQNHRLLDADARVAQSLAQLFNPRLYPSTDLTLAISQEELGFLTGLSRQRVNQALQTLADAEILALAYHQIKVLDLDRLRQFGLDQI; encoded by the coding sequence ATGTCCGACGTTTCAAACATTGTTTCCGATGCCGAGCTGGCCAGCCTGTTCCGGGCTTGCTCCTGGTTTGGCGCGCTGGAAGCCCGGCACCAGGATCTGGTGCTGGCGACGTCGCGGGCGGAACACGTGGCGAACGGGGCCTGGATTGCGCGGCGCAACGCACCCTCGGACGACTGGCTGGGCGTGCATACGGGGCTGCTGAAGCTGGCCATCTATAACGAATCGGGGCGCAGTTGCACGTTTTCCGGCGTGCCGCGCGGGGGCTGGTTTGGCGAAGGCAGCGTCATCAAGCGCGAACTGCGCAAATACGATGTGGTGGCGATTCAGCCGTCGCTGGTGATGCGGGTGCCGGCCGCGACCTTTCACGCGCTGCTTGCCGCCAGCCTGCCGTTTTCGCATTTCGTCATTGGCCAGTTGAATGACCGCATGGGCGAATTCATTGCGTCCATCCAGAACCATCGTCTGCTGGACGCCGATGCGCGCGTGGCGCAGTCCCTGGCGCAGTTGTTCAACCCGCGCTTGTATCCATCCACCGACCTGACGCTGGCCATCTCGCAGGAAGAGCTGGGCTTTCTGACGGGCCTGTCGCGCCAGCGCGTGAACCAGGCCTTGCAGACCCTGGCGGACGCCGAAATCCTGGCGCTGGCGTACCACCAGATCAAGGTGCTGGACCTGGACCGCCTGCGGCAGTTCGGGCTGGACCAGATCTAG
- a CDS encoding aspartate/glutamate racemase family protein, translated as MNSPPLHIGIVACSAEGAALCYRTLCAEGAQRMGPHAHPEISLHTHSLADYVVCLDNKDLPGVGALMLSSAGKLARAGADFLICPDNTIHQALGHVLPDSPLPWLHIAEEVAAEARARGYRRIGILGTRWLVDSSVYPDKLGAQGLDYLRPADADRITLGRIIMDELVYGEFKPESVARLQGIVERLRDAGCDAVVLGCTELPLVLNDGNCALPTLDSTRILARAALTRALAPR; from the coding sequence ATGAATAGCCCCCCCCTGCACATCGGTATCGTCGCCTGCTCCGCCGAGGGCGCTGCGCTGTGCTATCGCACGCTATGCGCGGAAGGCGCGCAGCGCATGGGGCCGCACGCGCACCCCGAAATCTCGCTGCACACGCATTCGCTGGCGGACTACGTGGTTTGCCTCGACAACAAGGACCTGCCCGGCGTGGGCGCGTTGATGCTGTCGTCGGCCGGCAAGCTGGCGCGCGCGGGCGCCGACTTTTTGATCTGCCCCGACAACACCATCCACCAGGCGCTGGGCCACGTGCTGCCGGATTCCCCGCTGCCCTGGCTGCATATCGCCGAAGAAGTCGCGGCCGAGGCGCGTGCGCGCGGCTACCGGCGCATCGGCATCCTGGGCACGCGCTGGCTGGTCGACAGCAGCGTCTACCCGGACAAGCTAGGCGCGCAGGGGCTGGATTATCTGCGCCCCGCCGACGCAGACCGCATCACGCTGGGCCGCATCATCATGGACGAACTGGTCTATGGCGAATTCAAGCCCGAATCCGTGGCGCGGCTGCAAGGCATTGTTGAGCGCCTGCGCGATGCCGGCTGCGACGCCGTGGTGCTGGGCTGCACCGAATTGCCGCTGGTGCTGAACGACGGCAATTGCGCCCTGCCCACGCTGGATTCCACCCGCATCCTGGCTCGCGCGGCGTTGACCCGTGCCCTGGCGCCGCGCTGA
- a CDS encoding MarR family winged helix-turn-helix transcriptional regulator codes for MATGKPDAWSLFLTAHALVVEEIEKRLSAADLPPLAWYDALWALERAPEGTARMFEMAERMVIARYNLTRLMDRIEAAGLVERFRSDEDRRATYARLTPKGRALRREMWKVYGPAIDELFLSRLPAAQQAAMAKSFVDIARHVRAMNQEPAP; via the coding sequence ATGGCCACGGGCAAGCCCGACGCATGGAGCCTCTTCCTGACCGCGCACGCGCTGGTGGTGGAAGAAATAGAAAAGCGGCTGTCGGCCGCCGACCTGCCGCCGCTGGCGTGGTACGACGCGCTGTGGGCGTTGGAGCGCGCGCCGGAGGGCACGGCGCGCATGTTTGAAATGGCCGAGCGCATGGTGATCGCGCGCTACAACCTCACGCGCCTGATGGACCGCATCGAAGCGGCTGGCCTGGTCGAACGCTTTCGTTCCGACGAGGATCGGCGCGCGACCTATGCCCGCCTGACGCCCAAGGGCCGTGCCCTGCGGCGCGAGATGTGGAAGGTGTACGGCCCCGCCATCGACGAGCTGTTCCTGTCCCGATTGCCGGCCGCGCAACAAGCCGCCATGGCCAAGAGCTTTGTCGACATCGCCCGCCACGTGCGGGCCATGAACCAGGAACCCGCACCATGA
- the aceE gene encoding pyruvate dehydrogenase (acetyl-transferring), homodimeric type encodes MDTPIDSTDADPQETQEWLEAMQAVLAHEGRPRTHYLLDQLIQQDRADNGRYAAPGVTPYVNTISAACQPAFPGDIGIEQRLDAYLRWNAMAMVLRAGKTSGVGGHIATYASATTLYETGYRHFFRAATPDFLGDLLYIQGHSAPGIYARAYLEGRISEAQLDGFRREIGGGGLASYPHPRTMPAFWQFPTVSMGLGPLMAAYQARYMRYLEDRGLIPAQGRKVWGFLGDGEQDQPETLAAVAMAGREKLDNLIFVVNCNLQRLDGPVRGNAKIIQELESVYRGAGWNVIKVVWGAGWDALLAQDHDGRLRRRMMQCVDGEYQVFKSRGGAYVREHFFGVDEVLLERVAHLSDEEIGALNRGGHDPAKVHAAYAAAVAHRGQPTVILAKTVKGYGMGAAGEAANTNHQQKKMADPAVRAFRDRFAIAVPDDQLEQIPYIKPTPGSAEHNYFQAAIARAGGHLPNRSAGPGPLATPPLAAFAAHLKGSDGREFSSTMAFVRVLAQLLKDPEIGLRVIPIVPDESRTFGMDGMFRQVGIYSHVGQLYTPQDADQLSVYREDRKGQILQEGINESGAMSSWIAAGTAHSTHGLATIPFYIFYSMFGFQRVGDLAWAAGDIRARGFLLGATSGRTTLEGEGLQHDDGHSHVLASVIPSCRAYDPAYAYEIAVIVQDGLRRMYQDGEDVFYYLTLVNEKTAHPPMPDDAQAGILQGMYRLRQGEPGELRVQLLGSGAILAETLAAADLLRQDFGVSADVWSVTSYSELMRDGQEVERWNRLHPQAQARRGHAETALAASVGPVVAATDYMKTVPEQIRPFVAGRRYVTLGTDGFGRSDTRHALRSFFGVDRHHIALAALKALADEGRIDPAQAALAIARYGIDAEAVSAALP; translated from the coding sequence ATGGACACCCCGATCGATTCAACCGACGCCGACCCGCAAGAAACCCAGGAATGGCTGGAAGCCATGCAGGCCGTGTTGGCCCACGAAGGCCGGCCGCGCACGCATTACCTGCTGGACCAGTTGATCCAGCAGGATCGCGCGGACAATGGGCGCTATGCGGCGCCGGGCGTCACCCCCTACGTGAACACGATCAGCGCCGCGTGCCAGCCCGCCTTTCCGGGCGATATCGGCATCGAGCAGCGGCTGGACGCCTACCTGCGCTGGAATGCCATGGCCATGGTGTTGCGAGCCGGCAAGACTTCGGGCGTGGGCGGCCACATCGCCACCTATGCGTCGGCCACGACGCTGTACGAAACGGGCTACCGCCATTTCTTTCGCGCCGCCACGCCCGACTTCCTGGGAGACTTGCTCTATATCCAGGGGCATTCCGCGCCAGGCATCTACGCGCGCGCCTATCTGGAAGGCCGAATTTCCGAAGCGCAGTTGGACGGCTTTCGCCGCGAAATCGGCGGGGGCGGGCTGGCATCCTATCCGCACCCGCGCACCATGCCGGCCTTCTGGCAATTTCCGACGGTGTCGATGGGCCTGGGGCCGCTGATGGCGGCCTACCAGGCGCGCTACATGCGTTATCTGGAAGACCGCGGCTTGATCCCGGCGCAGGGCCGCAAGGTGTGGGGCTTTCTGGGCGACGGCGAACAGGACCAACCCGAAACGCTGGCCGCCGTGGCGATGGCCGGCCGTGAAAAGCTGGACAACCTGATCTTCGTGGTCAATTGCAACCTGCAACGGCTGGACGGACCGGTGCGAGGCAACGCCAAGATCATCCAGGAACTGGAAAGCGTCTATCGCGGCGCGGGCTGGAATGTGATCAAGGTGGTCTGGGGCGCCGGCTGGGACGCGCTGCTGGCGCAGGACCACGACGGCCGCCTGCGCCGGCGCATGATGCAATGCGTGGACGGTGAATACCAGGTGTTCAAGTCGCGAGGCGGCGCCTACGTGCGCGAGCATTTCTTTGGGGTGGACGAGGTGTTGCTGGAACGCGTGGCCCATCTGTCGGACGAGGAGATCGGCGCGCTGAACCGTGGCGGCCACGACCCCGCCAAAGTGCATGCCGCCTATGCGGCGGCCGTGGCGCATCGGGGCCAGCCCACCGTCATCCTGGCCAAGACCGTCAAGGGCTACGGCATGGGCGCCGCGGGCGAGGCCGCCAACACCAACCACCAACAAAAGAAGATGGCGGACCCGGCCGTACGCGCGTTTCGCGACCGGTTCGCCATTGCCGTGCCAGACGATCAGCTTGAGCAAATTCCCTATATCAAGCCCACGCCCGGTAGCGCCGAACACAACTACTTCCAGGCGGCCATCGCGCGTGCTGGGGGCCATTTGCCGAACCGTTCGGCGGGACCGGGACCCTTGGCCACGCCGCCGCTTGCCGCGTTCGCCGCGCATCTGAAGGGCAGCGATGGCCGTGAATTTTCAAGCACGATGGCGTTTGTGCGCGTGTTGGCGCAGTTGCTTAAAGACCCGGAGATCGGCCTGCGCGTCATCCCCATCGTGCCCGACGAGTCGCGCACCTTCGGCATGGACGGCATGTTCCGCCAGGTGGGCATCTATTCGCACGTCGGCCAGCTTTATACGCCGCAGGACGCGGACCAGCTCAGCGTCTACCGCGAGGATCGCAAGGGCCAGATCCTGCAGGAAGGCATCAACGAATCCGGCGCGATGTCGTCGTGGATCGCGGCGGGCACGGCGCACAGCACGCATGGGCTGGCCACGATTCCCTTCTACATCTTCTATTCCATGTTCGGCTTTCAGCGCGTGGGCGACCTGGCCTGGGCCGCGGGCGACATCCGCGCGCGCGGCTTTCTGCTGGGCGCCACCTCGGGGCGGACCACGCTGGAAGGCGAGGGCCTGCAGCACGACGACGGCCATAGCCACGTGCTGGCGTCGGTCATTCCGTCCTGCCGCGCCTATGACCCCGCCTACGCCTATGAAATCGCGGTGATCGTGCAGGACGGGCTGCGCCGGATGTACCAGGACGGCGAAGACGTTTTCTATTACCTGACGCTGGTCAACGAGAAGACCGCGCATCCGCCCATGCCCGACGACGCACAGGCCGGCATCCTGCAAGGCATGTATCGCCTGCGCCAGGGCGAGCCGGGCGAATTGCGCGTGCAACTGCTGGGTAGCGGCGCGATTCTTGCCGAGACGCTGGCCGCCGCCGATCTCTTGCGGCAGGACTTCGGCGTGTCGGCGGATGTCTGGAGCGTGACAAGCTATTCCGAACTGATGCGTGATGGCCAGGAGGTCGAACGTTGGAACCGCTTGCATCCGCAGGCCCAGGCGCGGCGCGGCCATGCCGAAACTGCCTTGGCCGCCAGTGTGGGTCCGGTGGTGGCCGCGACCGACTATATGAAGACGGTGCCCGAGCAGATCCGTCCCTTCGTGGCGGGGCGGCGCTACGTCACGCTGGGCACCGACGGGTTCGGCCGTTCGGATACGCGGCATGCGCTGCGTTCGTTCTTCGGCGTGGACCGCCATCACATCGCGCTGGCGGCGCTAAAGGCCCTGGCGGATGAGGGGCGGATAGACCCGGCCCAGGCCGCCCTGGCCATCGCCCGATACGGCATCGACGCCGAGGCCGTATCGGCCGCCTTGCCATAG
- the gorA gene encoding glutathione-disulfide reductase, protein MAFDFDLFVIGAGSGGVRAARFAAGFGARVAVAESRYLGGTCVNVGCVPKKLLVYGAQYSEEFEQAHGFGWTAGKPSFDWPTLIANKNREIERLNGIYRNLLVNSGVTLLEGHARIVDPHTVEINGQRHTAANILVATGGWPSVPDIPGKEHAITSNEAFFLPALPRRVLVVGGGYIAVEFASIFNGMGAQTVQAYRGPLFLRGFDQGVREHLRDELTKKGVDLRFFTDLARIDKQPDGSLSATLKDGSVIETDCVFYATGRRPMLDNLGLENTGVKLREDGFIDVDDEYRTAEPSILAIGDVIGRVPLTPVALAEGMAVARRLFRPEEYRKLDYKLIPTAVFSLPNIGTVGMTTEEAREAGYEVKLFESRFRPMKLTLTESQEKTLMKLIVDAKTDRVLGVHMVGPDAGEIIQGIAVALKAGATKQVFDDTIGIHPTAAEEFVTLRTPVAQ, encoded by the coding sequence ATGGCATTCGATTTTGATCTGTTTGTGATCGGCGCGGGCTCGGGCGGCGTGCGCGCGGCCCGTTTCGCGGCGGGCTTCGGCGCGCGCGTGGCCGTGGCCGAAAGCCGCTACCTGGGCGGCACCTGCGTCAACGTGGGCTGTGTGCCCAAGAAGCTGCTGGTCTACGGCGCCCAATACAGCGAAGAGTTTGAGCAGGCCCACGGCTTTGGCTGGACTGCGGGCAAACCGTCCTTCGACTGGCCCACGCTCATCGCCAACAAGAACCGCGAAATCGAGCGCCTTAACGGCATTTACCGCAACTTGCTGGTCAATAGCGGCGTGACGCTGCTGGAAGGCCACGCCCGCATCGTCGACCCGCACACCGTCGAGATCAACGGCCAACGCCATACCGCCGCCAACATCCTGGTGGCCACGGGCGGCTGGCCCAGCGTGCCGGACATTCCCGGCAAGGAACACGCCATCACCTCCAACGAGGCCTTCTTCCTGCCGGCGCTGCCGCGCCGTGTGCTGGTGGTGGGCGGCGGCTACATCGCCGTGGAATTCGCCTCTATTTTCAATGGCATGGGCGCGCAGACCGTCCAGGCCTATCGCGGCCCCTTGTTCCTGCGCGGCTTTGACCAGGGCGTGCGCGAGCATCTGCGTGACGAGCTCACGAAAAAGGGCGTCGACCTGCGCTTTTTCACGGACCTTGCCCGTATCGACAAGCAGCCCGACGGTTCGCTTTCGGCCACGCTGAAGGACGGCTCCGTTATCGAGACGGACTGCGTCTTCTACGCCACCGGGCGCCGGCCGATGCTGGACAACCTGGGCCTGGAGAATACCGGCGTCAAGCTGCGTGAAGACGGCTTTATCGATGTGGACGACGAATACCGCACGGCCGAGCCTTCCATCCTGGCCATCGGCGACGTGATCGGCCGCGTGCCGTTGACGCCGGTGGCGCTGGCCGAAGGCATGGCCGTGGCGCGCCGCCTGTTCCGTCCGGAGGAATACCGCAAGCTTGACTACAAGCTGATTCCGACCGCCGTGTTCAGCCTGCCGAACATCGGCACGGTGGGCATGACGACCGAAGAAGCGCGCGAGGCCGGCTACGAGGTCAAGCTCTTCGAAAGCCGTTTCCGCCCGATGAAGCTGACGCTGACGGAATCGCAGGAAAAGACGCTGATGAAGTTGATCGTGGACGCCAAGACGGACCGCGTGCTGGGCGTGCACATGGTCGGCCCGGATGCAGGCGAAATCATCCAGGGCATTGCCGTCGCGCTGAAGGCGGGCGCCACCAAGCAAGTGTTTGACGACACCATCGGCATCCACCCCACGGCCGCCGAAGAGTTCGTGACGCTGCGTACACCGGTCGCGCAATAA
- a CDS encoding DUF72 domain-containing protein, which translates to MPNRHQSQGASPTIRVGIGGWTYAPWRGTFFPEGLPHARELEYASQRLTAIEINGTYYSTQKPATFAKWRNETPDGFVFSLKASRYATNRRELAGAKDSILRFVNSGIAELGPKLGPVVWQFAPTKTFNAEDFGAFLALLPDEVDGLPLRHVLDVRHPSFACEEYLDLARRHRAATVYTDSEDFPSIADRTANFVYARLMRASTAFKAGYAPKVLDTWAERLRTWSRGADPADLPRIGQPPAGAARPQDVYAFFINGAKERAPAAARAMLERL; encoded by the coding sequence ATGCCGAATCGTCATCAGTCTCAGGGGGCAAGCCCCACCATCCGAGTCGGCATCGGCGGCTGGACCTACGCGCCCTGGCGCGGCACTTTCTTTCCCGAAGGCCTGCCCCACGCGCGCGAACTCGAATATGCCAGCCAGCGGCTTACCGCCATCGAAATCAACGGCACTTACTACAGCACGCAAAAGCCGGCCACCTTCGCCAAGTGGCGTAACGAGACGCCGGACGGCTTTGTCTTTTCGCTGAAAGCCTCGCGCTACGCCACCAACCGGCGCGAACTGGCGGGCGCCAAAGACTCGATCTTGCGGTTCGTGAATAGCGGCATCGCCGAACTGGGCCCCAAGCTGGGTCCGGTGGTGTGGCAGTTTGCGCCCACCAAGACTTTTAACGCCGAGGATTTCGGCGCGTTCCTGGCGCTGCTGCCCGACGAAGTCGATGGCCTGCCGCTGCGCCACGTGCTGGACGTGCGCCACCCCAGCTTTGCCTGCGAGGAATACCTGGATTTGGCCCGCCGCCACCGCGCCGCCACGGTCTACACCGACAGCGAGGATTTCCCGTCCATCGCCGACCGCACCGCCAACTTTGTCTACGCACGCCTGATGCGCGCCAGCACCGCGTTCAAAGCCGGTTATGCGCCTAAGGTGCTGGACACCTGGGCCGAACGCCTGCGCACCTGGTCGCGCGGGGCCGATCCGGCCGACCTGCCGCGCATCGGCCAGCCGCCTGCTGGGGCGGCCCGCCCGCAGGACGTCTATGCCTTTTTCATCAACGGGGCGAAGGAACGCGCGCCGGCGGCAGCGCGCGCAATGCTCGAACGGCTCTAG